ACCGTGGGGACGCCTCGGCTTGCAAGTCCGATGTCGCAACGGTCACCACGGCAGGCGAGGCCTACTACGCAAAGAACTCGAGCTATGCCGCAGATATTGCAGCGCTCAAGGCGGGCGGCTTCCTGCACTCGGACACCGCGGACAACGTCACTTACACCGTGACGGGCACCGGCTTCACGGCAGTCGGAGCTACCGGTAGCGCCTGCGCGGGCTTCACCTCCTAACCCGCTCCGCCGGGGAGGGCCGTCTTGGCCCTCCCCGGCATCACCACCAACGCATGCCAGGTCTTTCAGGGGGAGCCATGACCGAGGTAGGACGCCGCATCGGCGAGCGGATCGACGAGCTGCTGGAATCACTCTGGGACGCCGGCGGCACCGATCTGCTCCTGACGGTCGGCACCCCGCCACTGCTGCGCGTACACGGCGAACTGCACCCGGTCGCCGACCACCCGCCGCTGAGCGCCGAGGACACCGAGGCGCTGCTCGTCGAGCTGTTGAGCGAGGACCAGCACAAGAGCTGGCAGGTGAGCAACGAGTACGACTTTTCCTTCAGCTGGGGCGAAGAGGCGCGCATCCGCGGCAACGCCTTCACCCAGCGCGGCGTCACCGCCATCGCGCTGCGGATGATCCCCAAGGAGATTCCCGGCCTGGCCGCTCTGGGCGTCCCGCCGGTGCTCGCCCACTACGCGCGCCAGCACCAGGGCCTGGTGCTGATGACCGGCCCCACCGGCTCGGGCAAGTCCACCACGCTGGCCTCGGTCATCGACCTGATCAACACCGAGCGGGCCTGCCACATCATCACCGTCGAGGACCCGATCGAATACGTGCACAACCACAAGCGTTCGGCCGTGAACCAGCGCGAGGTCGGCACCGACACGGACAGCTTCCCGGACGCGCTGCGGTCGGTCCTGCGTGAGGACCCCGACGTGCTGCTGGTCGGTGAGATGCGCGACCTGGACTCGATCCGGTTCGCCCTGACCATCGCCGAGACCGGTCACCTGGTCTTCGCGACCTTGCACACCAACGACACCGCGCAGTCGCTCGCGCGCATGATCGACGTCTTCCCCGCCGACCAGCAGGCGCAGATCCGGGTCCAGCTCGCGAGCGCGCTCAGCTGCATCGTCTACCAGCGGCTGATCCCGCGCGTCGGTGGCGGGATGGTCGCCGCGTACGAAGTGCTGGTCGCCAACTCCGCCGTCCGCAACCTGATCAAGGAGAGCAAGACCCACCAGCTGCGGAACTCGCTCGTCACCGGGCAGCAGGACGGCATGGTGACGCTCGAGCAGTCGCTCTCCGGGCTGGTGCAGGCCGGCCTGATCAGCTACGACGACGCGGTCAAGCGCAGCCTGTACCCCAAGGACATCGAGACCCGGCCGCGGCTACGGGCCAGCGCCAGCGCCAGCGCAAGCGCATGAAGCTGCACCGCGGCCGCCACGCCGAAGCGCCGCCGCCGCAAACGCCACCAGCCCGTCCCACGGCGCCCCGCGACCTCGACGTGCGCCCCGGCGGCCGGCGTCTCGGCGAACTGATCGTCGCCGCCAATCTGGCCAGCCACGACGTCGTCGTCGCGGCGCTCGCCGAGGCCCAGCGTGCAGGCGACGGCAAGCGGCTCGGCCGCATCCTGCTCGATCGCGGCACCATCACCGACCACGACCTGGCCGAGATCCTCGCCGAGCAGCACGCCCTGCAGGTGGTCGACTTCCGCACCGTCACGCCCGACCCGGCCGCCGTCGAACTGATCACCGAGGCGATCGCACGCACCCTCGGCGCGCTGCCCATCTCGATCGGTGAGGACACCGTGCACGTCGCGGTCATGGACCCGACGCCGGAAGCGCTCGCACGGATCACCCACGCGATAGGGCGACCGGTCACCGCCGCGGTCGCCCCGACGCAGGACCTGATGCGGGCGATCGGCACCAGCTACCGGGCGCTGACCGGCGTGGACGAACGCGTCCACGAGTTCGAGGTGCGCGACGCGCTGCGGCGCGAGGCGGGCCGGCTCGACGAGGTGAACGCAAGCGACGACGCCCCGGTCGTCCAGGTGGTGCAGATGCTCGTGACCCAAGGGCTGCGCGACCGCGCGTCCGACATCCACATCGAGCCGCACGACGACCGGATCCGGGTCCGCTACCGCGTCGACGGGGCGCTGCACGACGTGCTCTCGCTGCCCGGCTCGATGGGGCCGGCCGTGGTGAGCCGGATCAAGATCCTCGCCGGGATGAACATCGTCGAGCGGCGGCGGCCGCAGGACGGCCAGATCAGCCAGCAGGTCGAGGGTCGCGACGTCGACATCCGGGTCTCGACCACAGCCGTTGTCGGCGGCGAGAAGGTCGTCATGCGGCTGCTGGACAAGAGCCGTCCGCTGTACCAGCTCGCGCAGCTCGGCATGCCGGACGACACCGCGGCCCGCTTCCGCGCGCTGCTGCACTCGCCGTACGGCATGGTGATCTGCGCCGGGCCGACGGGCAGCGGCAAGACCACCTCGCTGTACGCCTCGCTCGGCGAGCTGAACAGCCCGGAACGCAACATCATGACGATCGAGGACCCGGTCGAGTACACGTTCGCCTCGATCAACCAGATCCAGATCAACGAGGCGGCCGGGATCACCTTCGCCAACGGCCTGCGCTCGATCCTGCGGCAGGACCCGGACGTCATCCTCGTCGGCGAGGTACGCGACGTGGACACCGCCCGGATCGCGGTGCAGTCCGCCCTGACCGGCCACTTCGTCCTGTCGTCGCTGCACGCCACCGACTCGATCGCGGCGCTGTACCGCTTGCTGGACATGGGGATCGAGTCGTTCCTGGTCGCCTCGTCGGTCACGGCTGTCGTCGCGCAGCGACTCGTCCGCCGGATCTGTACGTACTGCCGCGAGCCCTACGAACCGTCACTCGAGGAGCTCGCCTTCCTGCGCGCGTTCGGCTCGGCCGCACCCGACCACGGTTTCGTCCACGGGGCGGGCTGCAACTTCTGCGCACACACCGGCTACCTCGAGCGGATCGGGGTGTACGAGCTGATGGCGATCACCGACGCGATCCGCGAGCTGGTCCTCGACCAGGGTTCGCACGACGAACTGCGCAAGCTGTGCCGCGCCGAGGGCATGCGCACCCTGCAGGAGGAGTCGATCGACCTGGTCGCCGCCGGGATCACCACGCCGGCCGAGGTCATGCGCTCGATCTACGTAGTGGAGGTCTGACATGCCCAGGTTCGCGTACGCCGCCACCACCCGCGACGGCGGGCGATCGAGCGGCGTCCAGAAGGCCGACAGCCGCGCAGCCGCCGAACTCGCCTTGTACGACAGGGAGTTGCGGGACATCCAGGTCACCGAGAAGAAGAGCCTGCTGCAGCTGGAGATCAGCGGGCCGCGCGTCAAGCGTGACGACCTGATGCACCTGTCGCGGCAGATGGCCGCGTTCATCCGGGCCGGCCTGCCGATCCTCGATGCCGTACACACCATCGGTGAGGAGTCGGAGAACTCCTCGATACGGCGGATCATGACCGACATCGAGGACGGGCTGCGCTCGGGCGAGCGGTTCTCGGACTGCCTGGACCGGCACGCCAAGATCTTCCCGGACTTCTATCGAGGGATCGTCCGCTCCGCAGAGCTCACCGGCGAGCTGGACACGGTGCTGGCCCGGCTCGCGCTGTACATCGAGCGGGACCTCGAAGCCCGGCGGAAGATCAAGTCGGCAACCATCTACCCGACCGCGGTGGCACTGATGTCGATCGTGACGATCGTGGTGCTGGCCGCGTACGTGCTGCCCAAGTTCAAGGTGTTCTTCGAGAGCCTGAACGCCAAACTGCCGCTGCCCACCCGGATGCTGCTCGCGGTCACCGACTTCCTGAGCCAGTGGTGGTGGGCCCTGCTGGTCGGCCTCGGCGTCGTGATCCTCGCGATCGTCGCCGCGCTGCAGAGCGAGGGCGGCCGGTTTGCGAAGGATCGCTTCCTGCTGGCGGTGCCGGTGCTCGGCCAGACCATCCAGTACGCGCTGGTCGAACGGTTCTGCCGGGTGCTTGCCTCGATGGTCAGCGCAGGCGTGGCGCTCCCGGAGGCGCTGCGCGTGGCGTCCGATTCGCTGCGCAATCGCGTGTACACCCGTGGGCTCGCCGGCGTGAACGAGGCGATGCTCGAAGGTGAGGGGATTGCCGCGCCGCTCGCCAAGACCGGGCTGTTCCCGCCCACCGCGTCGCAGATGCTGCGGGTCGGCGAGGAGACCGGAACCCTGGACGGGCAGCTCGAGGTCACCGCCCAGTACTACGAGACCGAGCTGGACTACAAGCTCAAGAAGCTCACCGCGCTGTTCGAGCCCGCGATCATCGTCGTCATGGGCCTGCTCGTCGGTTTCGTCGCGGTAGCGCTCGTGTCGGCGATGTACGGCATCTTCAACCAGGTCAAGGTCTGAACCATGTCCCGGCTGCAGCGCCTGAACGACGATCGGGGCGACACGCTGATCGAGGTGATCGCTGCCGTCTTCGTCCTGGGCATTGCTGCAGTCGCGATCGTGTCGGCGATGACCATGAGTGTCAAGATCTCCGACTACCACCGCAAGCAGGCCGACGCGTCCGCCGTCCTGCACAACTACGCCGAATCGCTGGTGGCCGGCTACCGGCCGTGCACGAGCGCCAACTCCCAGCCGTACACGCTCGCCGCCCGCTCCGGCTTCGCGGCCCCGTCGGTCACCGTCAGCTACTGGACCGGCACCAGCTTCGGATCCACCTCGTGCCCCGCCGGCGGTGACCCGGGCGTGCAGCGCGTGCAGCTTGCCGTGTCGAGCATCGACAGCCGCGCCAGCGAAACCCTGACCGTCGTCGTGCGGCAGCCATGAGCACCCGACGTGAGGGCGACGCGGGGTTCACCTTGATCGAGCTGCTGTTGGTCGTCGTGATCCTGGGGATCATCGCCGCTCCCCTGGCGAACGTCGTCACCAGCTTCTTCATCAACAGCGCGACCACGACCGCGCGGCTCAGCGGCTCACACGACGAGCAGCTCGCGACCGCCTACTTCGCCCAGGACGTCGCGAACCTCGGGACACGTGACCAGACCTCGCTGGTAGCCGCCCAATCGGTGTGGACCGGAGCGTTCCCGGCCGGCACCTGCGGTGCGGGCGTCGGAACGCCGGTCGTGCTCCTCGCGTGGGACGACGTCGCCTGGACCGGCTCGGCCGCACAGGCCACCGTCGACCAGGCCGCGTACGTCCTGCAAGCGGTGTCCGGCCAGACGCAGCTGCACCGGCTGTTCTGCACCGGTGCGTCGCTCACCAGCCAGAGCGTCAGCAGTGACGCAGTCATCGCCCACAACATCGTCGCGCCGTTACCCATCGTCGCGTGTGCGGGCA
This genomic stretch from Jatrophihabitans cynanchi harbors:
- a CDS encoding PulJ/GspJ family protein, with product MSTRREGDAGFTLIELLLVVVILGIIAAPLANVVTSFFINSATTTARLSGSHDEQLATAYFAQDVANLGTRDQTSLVAAQSVWTGAFPAGTCGAGVGTPVVLLAWDDVAWTGSAAQATVDQAAYVLQAVSGQTQLHRLFCTGASLTSQSVSSDAVIAHNIVAPLPIVACAGTGCPTSGPTVPASITLTLNLRSSDPGNRGQTLQVTLTGQRRQT
- a CDS encoding type IV pilus twitching motility protein PilT; translation: MTEVGRRIGERIDELLESLWDAGGTDLLLTVGTPPLLRVHGELHPVADHPPLSAEDTEALLVELLSEDQHKSWQVSNEYDFSFSWGEEARIRGNAFTQRGVTAIALRMIPKEIPGLAALGVPPVLAHYARQHQGLVLMTGPTGSGKSTTLASVIDLINTERACHIITVEDPIEYVHNHKRSAVNQREVGTDTDSFPDALRSVLREDPDVLLVGEMRDLDSIRFALTIAETGHLVFATLHTNDTAQSLARMIDVFPADQQAQIRVQLASALSCIVYQRLIPRVGGGMVAAYEVLVANSAVRNLIKESKTHQLRNSLVTGQQDGMVTLEQSLSGLVQAGLISYDDAVKRSLYPKDIETRPRLRASASASASA
- a CDS encoding GspE/PulE family protein gives rise to the protein MKLHRGRHAEAPPPQTPPARPTAPRDLDVRPGGRRLGELIVAANLASHDVVVAALAEAQRAGDGKRLGRILLDRGTITDHDLAEILAEQHALQVVDFRTVTPDPAAVELITEAIARTLGALPISIGEDTVHVAVMDPTPEALARITHAIGRPVTAAVAPTQDLMRAIGTSYRALTGVDERVHEFEVRDALRREAGRLDEVNASDDAPVVQVVQMLVTQGLRDRASDIHIEPHDDRIRVRYRVDGALHDVLSLPGSMGPAVVSRIKILAGMNIVERRRPQDGQISQQVEGRDVDIRVSTTAVVGGEKVVMRLLDKSRPLYQLAQLGMPDDTAARFRALLHSPYGMVICAGPTGSGKTTSLYASLGELNSPERNIMTIEDPVEYTFASINQIQINEAAGITFANGLRSILRQDPDVILVGEVRDVDTARIAVQSALTGHFVLSSLHATDSIAALYRLLDMGIESFLVASSVTAVVAQRLVRRICTYCREPYEPSLEELAFLRAFGSAAPDHGFVHGAGCNFCAHTGYLERIGVYELMAITDAIRELVLDQGSHDELRKLCRAEGMRTLQEESIDLVAAGITTPAEVMRSIYVVEV
- a CDS encoding type IV pilus modification PilV family protein — translated: MSRLQRLNDDRGDTLIEVIAAVFVLGIAAVAIVSAMTMSVKISDYHRKQADASAVLHNYAESLVAGYRPCTSANSQPYTLAARSGFAAPSVTVSYWTGTSFGSTSCPAGGDPGVQRVQLAVSSIDSRASETLTVVVRQP
- a CDS encoding type II secretion system F family protein, with the translated sequence MPRFAYAATTRDGGRSSGVQKADSRAAAELALYDRELRDIQVTEKKSLLQLEISGPRVKRDDLMHLSRQMAAFIRAGLPILDAVHTIGEESENSSIRRIMTDIEDGLRSGERFSDCLDRHAKIFPDFYRGIVRSAELTGELDTVLARLALYIERDLEARRKIKSATIYPTAVALMSIVTIVVLAAYVLPKFKVFFESLNAKLPLPTRMLLAVTDFLSQWWWALLVGLGVVILAIVAALQSEGGRFAKDRFLLAVPVLGQTIQYALVERFCRVLASMVSAGVALPEALRVASDSLRNRVYTRGLAGVNEAMLEGEGIAAPLAKTGLFPPTASQMLRVGEETGTLDGQLEVTAQYYETELDYKLKKLTALFEPAIIVVMGLLVGFVAVALVSAMYGIFNQVKV
- a CDS encoding type IV pilin protein — protein: MYQRIRKAMKEESGFTLIELLIVIVILGILAAVVVFSVQGITNRGDASACKSDVATVTTAGEAYYAKNSSYAADIAALKAGGFLHSDTADNVTYTVTGTGFTAVGATGSACAGFTS